The DNA window CGTTTTGTGACGAAGAAAGCATTAGCGCTTGGTTTAAAACCGATTGTGGTCATTAATAAAGTAGACCGTCCAGGTGCGCGTCCTGATTGGGTGATTAACCATACATTCGATTTATTTGCGAACTTAGGTGCAACCGATGAGCAGTTAGATTTTCCGATTGTTTATGCGTCTGCATTAAACGGTTTTGCAACACTCGATTTGGAACAAACATCAGACACGATGAAGCCTTTATTTGAGACCGTGTTAAAACACGTGAGTCCGCCAGAAGGTAGTCGCGATAACCCATTACAACTTCAAATTTCAGCACTCGATTATTCAACCTATACGGGTCGCTTAGGTGTAGGTAAAGTCAAAAACGGTGTCATCAAATCAGGTCAATCAGTGGTCGTGATGCATGGCGATAAACAAGTGTCTCAAGGCCGTATCAATCAAGTATTAGGCTTTAAAGGACTGGAAAGAATTCCAGTTGAAGAAGCTGAAGCAGGGGATATTGTCATTATTTCAGGTATTGAGGAAATTGGTATTGGGGTCACTATTGCCGACCCTAATAATCCAGTGGGTCTCCCTATTATGGCGGTCGATGAACCGACATTGACTATGGACTTTATGGTCAACACCTCACCACTCGCTGGTACTGAAGGTAAGTTTGTGACCAGCCGACAAATTAGGGATCGCTTAACAAAAGAATTATTAGTGAATGTCGCCTTACGTGTGGAAGACACTCAAGATGCAGACGTATTCCGTGTCTCAGGTCGCGGCGAATTACACTTAACGATTCTATTAGAAAATATGCGTCGTGAAGGTTTTGAAATGGCCGTCGGTAAACCACGTGTGGTCTATCGTGAAATTGATGGTCAAAAGTGTGAGCCTTATGAAGTCTTAACAGTGGACTTAGAAGATGACACACAAGGCGCTGTCATGGAAGAATTAGGACGCCGTCGCGGTGAAGTACAAAACATGGAATCCGATGGTAATGGCCGTACACGTCTAGAATATAAAATTCCAGCACGTGGGCTTATTGGTTTCCAAGGTGAATTCATGACGATGACAAAAGGTACAGGTTTAATGGCACACGTCTTTGATGAATATGCCCCTGTGAAAGCAGATATGCCAGGACGTCGTAACGGTGTCTTGATCTCAGCTGAGCAAGGTGAAGCTGTCGCTTACGCGTTATGGAAACTTCAAGATCGTGGCCGTATGTATTCAAGCCCAGGTGATAAATTATATGAAGGTATGGTGATTGGTATTCACTCGAGAGATAACGATTTGGTGGTGAATCCCATTAAAGGAAAGCAACTCACTAACGTCAGAGCTTCAGGTACCGATGAAGCAGTCCGATTAGTGCCACCCGTGCAATTGACACTTGAATCTGCTGTTGAATTTATCGAAGATGATGAGTTGGTCGAAATTACGCCCAAATCCATTCGCATTCGTAAGCGTTACTTACTCGAGCACGAAAGAAAACGCGCATCTAAAGAATAATTTTTAAGTCGTTTGCGTCAGTAAATAATCTTCGTAATTACCAGAGAAGTCGATAATACGATCTGCTTTAATTTCAATAATACGTGTTGCAATCGAACTCACAAATTCACGGTCGTGACTCACGAAAAATAAAGTACCTTTATATTTATCAAGGGCAGTATTCAGCGACTCAATGGATTCCATGTCCATGTGATTGGTTGGTTCGTCCATCAGAAGCACATT is part of the Candidatus Methylopumilus rimovensis genome and encodes:
- the typA gene encoding translational GTPase TypA — encoded protein: MSRNLRNIAIIAHVDHGKTTLVDKLLQQSGTFAQHQAVTERVMDSNDIEKERGITILAKNTAVNFEGTHINIVDTPGHADFGGEVERVLGMVDGVVLLVDAVEGPMPQTRFVTKKALALGLKPIVVINKVDRPGARPDWVINHTFDLFANLGATDEQLDFPIVYASALNGFATLDLEQTSDTMKPLFETVLKHVSPPEGSRDNPLQLQISALDYSTYTGRLGVGKVKNGVIKSGQSVVVMHGDKQVSQGRINQVLGFKGLERIPVEEAEAGDIVIISGIEEIGIGVTIADPNNPVGLPIMAVDEPTLTMDFMVNTSPLAGTEGKFVTSRQIRDRLTKELLVNVALRVEDTQDADVFRVSGRGELHLTILLENMRREGFEMAVGKPRVVYREIDGQKCEPYEVLTVDLEDDTQGAVMEELGRRRGEVQNMESDGNGRTRLEYKIPARGLIGFQGEFMTMTKGTGLMAHVFDEYAPVKADMPGRRNGVLISAEQGEAVAYALWKLQDRGRMYSSPGDKLYEGMVIGIHSRDNDLVVNPIKGKQLTNVRASGTDEAVRLVPPVQLTLESAVEFIEDDELVEITPKSIRIRKRYLLEHERKRASKE